One genomic segment of Sminthopsis crassicaudata isolate SCR6 chromosome 4, ASM4859323v1, whole genome shotgun sequence includes these proteins:
- the ZBTB24 gene encoding zinc finger and BTB domain-containing protein 24 isoform X2, protein MAEETAVSSEKLVVYSEVHSGTILTNFEEQRKRGFLCDITLIVENVHFRAHKALLAASSEYFSMMFAEEGEIGQSIYMLEGMLADTFSILLEFIYTGYLHANEKSAEQILATAQFLKVYDLVNAYTDYQSNHNSTNPTSLATGGAPVVVISNKKNDDLPKRKRGRPRKVKNFQAVKSEMASLEDIQLRENNSVQNKQNSMSKTIEESNSIINEQIPVREVEESERACGSSTVEMPTEEDENCDPKSQDVQGSQSRYSKRRIQRSVKLKDYKLVGDEDDQYSAKRVSGRRKRPGSEACCKECGKVFKYNHFLAIHQRSHTGERPFKCNECGKGFAQKHSLQVHTRMHTGERPYTCTVCNKALTTKHSLLEHMSLHTGQKSFTCDQCGKYFSQKRQLKSHYRVHTGKCFNTDH, encoded by the exons ATGGCAGAAGAAACTGCAGTGTCTTCTGAGAAGCTTGTTGTATATTCAGAGGTTCATAGTGGTACCATTCTGACAAATTttgaagaacaaaggaaaagaggCTTTCTCTGTGATATCACTCTAATAGTGGAAAACGTACATTTCCGGGCCCACAAAGCTTTACTTGCTGCCAGTAGTGAGTATTTCTCAATGATGTTTGCAGAAGAAGGTGAGATAGGCCAGTCCATTTATATGCTGGAAGGTATGTTAGCAGACACATTTAGTATACTGCTGGAATTTATCTATACTGGTTATCTTCATGCCAATGAAAAAAGTGCAGAACAAATATTGGCTActgctcaatttttaaaagtgtatgacttagtaaatgcttacacTGATTATCAAAGCAATCATAACTCAACAAATCCAACTTCTTTGGCCACTGGTGGAGCTCCAGTAGTTGTTATTTCTAACAAGAAAAATGATGATCTTCCAAAGCGAAAACGAGGGAGACCAAGAAAAGTCAAAAATTTTCAAGCAGTAAAATCAGAAATGGCTTCACTTGAAGACATTCAGCTCAGAGAAAATAATTCtgttcaaaataaacaaaactctaTGTCAAAAACAATAGAAGAAAGCAATAGTATAATAAATGAACAGATCCCAGTAAGAGAAGTGGAAGAATCCGAGCGTGCTTGTGGGTCAAGCACTGTGGAAATGCCCACAGAAGAAGATGAGAACTGTGATCCTAAGTCCCAGGATGTACAAGGCAGTCAGAGTCGCTATAGCAAGCGCAGAATTCAGAGATCTGTTAAACTTAAAGATTACAAACTTGTTGGGGATGAAGATGATCAGTATTCAGCCAAGAGAGTATCTGGAAGAAGAAAACGTCCTGGTTCTGAGGCTTGCTGTAAGGAATGTGGCAAAGTGTTTAAGTACAATCACTTTTTAGCAATCCATCAGAGAAGTCATACAG GGGAACGACCTTTCAAATGTAATGAGTGTGGAAAAGGTTTTGCCCAGAAGCACTCATTGCAGGTTCACACAAGGATGCATACAGGGGAACGACCATATACCTGTACTGTTTGCAATAAGGCTTTAACTACAAAACATTCTCTACTGGAACACATGAGCCTGCACACAG GACAGAAGTCTTTTACCTGTGATCAATGTGGAAAGTATTTCAGCCAGAAAAGACAGCTAAAGAGTCATTACCGAGTTCATACAG GGAAGTGCTTTAACACAGATCACTGA